One stretch of Rosistilla oblonga DNA includes these proteins:
- a CDS encoding tetratricopeptide repeat protein, which yields MFVLSLSGCQFAASGQNAQGVRLYEQGQYSAALQQFQQAIASDPKNPDSYYNLAATTHRLGKERNDRSLLDQSESLYNQCLDLDPSHVDCHRGLAVLLVETDRPDRAFALMRNWATSQPQLADARIELARLYQEFGEGETAQKFLEDAIHQDGNNARAWLALGQIREAAGDYQQALQDYQRSYDLNSMQPQVAERIASMNRQIVSGAGGVTASGTRLAQQSAADVSKGRY from the coding sequence TTGTTCGTTTTGTCGCTTTCGGGCTGCCAATTTGCCGCCAGCGGACAAAACGCGCAGGGGGTCCGGTTGTACGAGCAGGGACAATATTCCGCCGCGCTGCAGCAATTTCAGCAGGCGATTGCTTCGGACCCAAAAAATCCTGACAGTTATTACAATCTGGCCGCCACAACTCACAGGTTGGGAAAAGAGCGGAACGATCGCAGTTTGCTCGACCAATCCGAATCGCTCTACAACCAGTGCCTCGACCTCGATCCGTCGCATGTCGATTGCCATCGCGGTTTGGCTGTTCTGTTAGTCGAGACCGATCGCCCCGATCGAGCCTTTGCGTTGATGAGGAACTGGGCGACCAGCCAGCCTCAGTTGGCTGATGCCCGAATCGAACTGGCGCGGTTGTACCAAGAGTTTGGCGAGGGAGAGACGGCGCAGAAGTTTCTCGAGGACGCCATCCATCAAGACGGAAACAATGCCCGCGCGTGGCTCGCGTTGGGCCAAATCCGCGAAGCGGCTGGAGATTACCAGCAGGCTCTGCAGGATTATCAACGCAGCTACGACCTGAACAGCATGCAGCCTCAGGTTGCCGAGCGGATCGCATCGATGAACCGCCAGATCGTCAGCGGCGCTGGCGGAGTGACCGCCAGCGGCACCCGATTGGCTCAGCAATCCGCCGCCGACGTCTCCAAGGGGCGTTATTAA
- the panD gene encoding aspartate 1-decarboxylase encodes MPFRKLLSAKIHRATVTGADLEYEGSITIPPELMEAAGIVPYESIQIWNVTRGSRLETYAIEGVRGSSDICANGAAAHHVYPGDKVILATFAFYDRDDAATHCPRLIFVDDHNQIKHEGPEIAGPQRRAEPAGS; translated from the coding sequence ATGCCATTTCGCAAACTTCTCAGTGCCAAGATTCATCGCGCGACCGTCACGGGAGCCGATCTGGAATACGAAGGCAGCATCACGATTCCGCCGGAGTTGATGGAAGCCGCCGGGATCGTTCCCTATGAATCGATCCAGATCTGGAACGTGACGCGCGGTTCGCGATTGGAAACCTACGCGATCGAAGGCGTTCGCGGTTCGAGCGATATCTGTGCCAACGGTGCCGCGGCGCACCACGTCTATCCCGGCGACAAAGTCATCCTGGCCACCTTCGCCTTCTACGATCGCGACGATGCCGCAACGCATTGCCCGCGGCTGATCTTTGTCGACGATCACAACCAGATCAAACACGAAGGCCCCGAGATCGCCGGCCCCCAACGCCGCGCCGAACCCGCCGGATCGTAA
- a CDS encoding response regulator, with product MQTVLDIGNCSPDHSAIRTLIEGNFDARVVQAHGAADAMEILGRQEVALITVNRKLDRDYSDGMEIIRQLKNDPKTQAIPVMLITNFPEHQDAAMAIGAERGFGKLQLRAAETKQSLAAFLS from the coding sequence ATGCAGACCGTTCTCGATATTGGAAACTGTAGCCCGGATCATTCCGCGATCCGAACGCTGATCGAAGGCAACTTCGACGCTCGTGTGGTGCAGGCCCATGGAGCGGCTGATGCGATGGAGATCCTGGGCCGCCAGGAGGTCGCGTTGATCACCGTCAATCGTAAGCTGGATCGCGATTACAGCGACGGGATGGAGATCATTCGGCAACTGAAAAACGACCCGAAGACCCAAGCGATCCCCGTGATGTTGATTACCAATTTTCCCGAACATCAAGACGCGGCGATGGCGATCGGCGCCGAGCGTGGTTTTGGAAAGTTGCAGTTGCGAGCCGCCGAGACGAAACAATCGCTGGCCGCATTTCTATCGTAG
- a CDS encoding cupin domain-containing protein: protein MPKAPAFVVAHLPDLPGTPCPCGTARRAFAEVESFPATVHLTEIAATAKVHYHKTLTETYVVQECDDDAFIELDGQAHPVRPGTAILISPGTRHRAVGKMKVIIFCTPKFDPNDEWFD from the coding sequence ATGCCAAAAGCCCCTGCCTTTGTGGTGGCTCATCTGCCCGATTTGCCTGGCACCCCCTGTCCGTGTGGTACGGCGCGTCGTGCATTTGCGGAGGTCGAGTCGTTTCCGGCAACTGTCCACCTCACCGAAATCGCTGCAACCGCCAAAGTCCACTACCATAAGACCTTGACTGAAACGTATGTCGTCCAAGAATGCGACGACGACGCCTTCATCGAACTCGACGGCCAAGCCCACCCGGTCCGTCCCGGCACAGCGATCTTGATTTCCCCTGGCACCCGCCATCGCGCGGTCGGCAAGATGAAGGTCATCATCTTCTGTACTCCCAAGTTTGATCCCAACGACGAATGGTTTGACTGA
- a CDS encoding PQQ-binding-like beta-propeller repeat protein, producing MNSEIKTWCMLTLAVISGSFAATSMSGCRKPTDPAGVSSNTTADDSNVTAADSNVTAAETPIAAADDNEATAEMQLKAVDTPVAAKPAAAEVKETPVAEVKEAPAAEPKEAPVAEAKEEPAVKLAAAPKATKTAAAPAGKSDDPAAVLEAGGDWPQWAGTRLRNNTPNVKGIAKSWNIGKFDRRTGEWDGTNAENIKWFAKLGSQTYGNPVVAGGRVFCGTNNSGGYLKRYPGDIDLGCLICFDEETGEFLWQHSSEKLITGRVHDWPLQGICCAPLVEGDRLWFVTSRGEVRCLDTKGFHDGSDDGEVKGERGRVADLPVAKPEFKEAVAGLDKGELTQALLDLLTEHGEPIEGTAEVTTVAAGKKWSIKATIDGAARDLEAVVAGPRLSVFKTITADDKEEADVLWVYNMMEELGISQHNMCSCSVTSYGDLLFVNTSNGVDESHIVLPSPDAPSFICMNKNTGEVLWTDKSPGTNIVHGQWSSPTVAELGGVVQAIFAGGDGWVYSFKADQGGDGNPELLWKFDANPKTSKWILGGAGTRNNIIATPVVHDGLVYVAVGQDPEHGEGQGHLWCIDPTKRGDISSELAMKIEGDKRVPIPHRRLQAVIEEDGEVAIDNPNSGVVWHYASFDQNGDGEIDFEEEMHRSCGTVAIQGDLLYVADFSGMLHCLDPKGSENGEPIVHFTYDMLAQAWGSPLIADGHVYIGDEDGDVAIFELGKDNKEPIDEINMGTSVYSTPIAANGVIYISTKDKLFAIAPPKE from the coding sequence ATGAACAGTGAAATTAAAACTTGGTGCATGCTGACACTGGCTGTCATCAGTGGCAGTTTTGCCGCAACGTCGATGAGTGGTTGTCGCAAGCCGACCGATCCAGCTGGGGTCTCTAGCAACACGACAGCGGACGACAGCAACGTGACCGCCGCCGACAGCAACGTGACGGCTGCGGAGACACCGATCGCGGCGGCCGACGACAACGAGGCCACTGCTGAAATGCAGTTGAAGGCTGTCGACACTCCTGTCGCCGCAAAACCTGCTGCGGCCGAAGTCAAAGAAACGCCGGTTGCTGAAGTTAAGGAAGCACCAGCGGCTGAACCAAAAGAAGCACCCGTGGCTGAAGCCAAGGAAGAGCCAGCGGTCAAGCTTGCTGCTGCACCGAAGGCGACCAAGACCGCTGCCGCACCGGCTGGCAAGAGCGACGATCCTGCCGCCGTTCTCGAAGCGGGTGGCGATTGGCCGCAGTGGGCCGGAACGCGTCTGCGTAACAACACTCCCAACGTCAAGGGAATCGCGAAGTCATGGAACATTGGCAAGTTCGATCGCCGGACCGGTGAATGGGACGGCACCAATGCCGAGAACATCAAGTGGTTCGCGAAATTGGGCAGCCAAACCTACGGCAACCCCGTCGTCGCCGGTGGCCGCGTCTTTTGCGGTACCAACAACAGCGGTGGCTACCTGAAGCGTTATCCCGGTGACATCGACCTCGGATGTTTGATCTGTTTCGACGAAGAGACGGGTGAATTTCTGTGGCAGCACAGCAGCGAAAAACTGATCACCGGCCGCGTCCACGACTGGCCGCTGCAAGGTATCTGTTGTGCTCCGTTGGTCGAAGGCGATCGCTTGTGGTTCGTCACCAGCCGCGGCGAAGTCCGCTGCTTGGACACCAAGGGGTTTCATGACGGCAGCGACGATGGCGAAGTCAAGGGCGAGCGGGGACGCGTCGCCGATCTGCCTGTTGCCAAGCCCGAATTTAAAGAGGCCGTTGCCGGACTCGACAAGGGTGAGCTGACGCAAGCTCTGTTGGATCTGTTGACCGAACATGGCGAACCGATCGAAGGAACCGCCGAAGTCACAACCGTTGCCGCTGGCAAGAAGTGGTCGATCAAAGCGACGATCGACGGCGCTGCTCGCGATCTCGAAGCTGTGGTTGCCGGCCCGCGTTTGAGCGTCTTCAAGACGATCACCGCCGACGACAAGGAAGAGGCTGACGTGTTGTGGGTTTACAACATGATGGAAGAACTGGGGATCAGCCAGCACAATATGTGCAGCTGCTCGGTCACCAGCTACGGCGACCTGTTGTTCGTCAACACCAGCAACGGTGTCGATGAATCGCACATCGTCCTCCCCTCCCCCGACGCGCCAAGCTTCATCTGCATGAACAAGAACACCGGCGAGGTTTTGTGGACCGACAAGTCGCCTGGAACGAACATCGTTCACGGCCAATGGTCCAGCCCAACCGTGGCGGAACTCGGTGGCGTCGTCCAAGCGATCTTTGCTGGCGGCGACGGCTGGGTCTACAGCTTCAAAGCTGATCAGGGTGGCGATGGCAATCCTGAACTGCTGTGGAAGTTTGACGCCAACCCTAAGACTTCGAAGTGGATCTTGGGCGGAGCCGGAACGCGTAACAACATCATCGCCACGCCCGTCGTTCACGACGGTCTGGTCTACGTCGCTGTCGGTCAGGATCCCGAGCACGGCGAAGGCCAAGGTCACCTGTGGTGTATCGATCCGACCAAGCGCGGCGACATCAGTTCGGAATTGGCGATGAAGATCGAAGGCGACAAGCGTGTGCCGATTCCGCATCGTCGTTTGCAAGCTGTTATCGAAGAGGATGGCGAAGTTGCGATCGATAACCCGAACTCGGGCGTCGTTTGGCACTACGCATCGTTCGATCAGAACGGCGACGGCGAGATCGACTTTGAAGAAGAGATGCACCGCAGCTGTGGTACCGTGGCGATCCAAGGCGATCTGCTGTACGTGGCCGATTTCTCGGGCATGTTGCACTGCTTGGATCCTAAGGGCTCCGAAAATGGCGAGCCGATCGTCCACTTCACCTACGACATGCTGGCTCAAGCTTGGGGCAGCCCGTTGATCGCCGATGGCCATGTTTACATCGGTGACGAAGACGGCGACGTGGCGATCTTCGAGCTCGGCAAGGACAACAAGGAACCGATCGATGAGATCAACATGGGAACCAGCGTCTACAGCACGCCGATCGCTGCCAATGGCGTGATCTATATCAGCACGAAGGACAAGCTGTTTGCGATCGCTCCGCCAAAGGAATAA
- a CDS encoding PQQ-binding-like beta-propeller repeat protein — protein sequence MMMRTYLLILPTLLLLAGAAFGQAPKAADWSYWRGPNYNGTSSATGLPATWDPDGGEGSNLKWHRDDLAGRSTPVAMDGKLYLITRADPGTEIEGERVVCIDAATGETVWEHKFNVWMSDVPDTRVGWASVVADPETGNVYALGVCDIFMCLDGKTGEEKWSVPLHEFLGMLSTYGGRTNFPIIHEDLVIISGIIINWGDAAKPNHRFLAMDKRTGEIVWFSPTRDLPDDTSYSAPSLAVINGQLQMVVGGGDGAVWGFQPRTGKTLWNYQFSRRGLFATPLVVGNRVYAGHGEENMEGTSMGALAAIEIEGTGSDTKAKELWKMEGLILNRSSPLVIGDRLYIVDDRCKLWVVDAKTGEMIQERVALGDRKQWASLVYADGRIYAVTENGRWAFMELSDAGVDITDKGRISNEAFYASPIVYDGAIYFVGTSGIYCIADEKAKPGVAPAPEAAKEMANDDKTPAWVQVVPAEAIVRPGEKIDYKVRLFNQNGQFIEEASDPKLTVVGGGSVDGTTFDAADQNGSHYAATVTATVGDLQGSSRVRVVPALPWKFTFDELDDAPVTWVGARYRHVIREVDGSPALVKVSTIPKGARSRGWMGHWDLANYTISADVKGQQVGTQLPDIGLTAMGYALDLQGNSQKLQIRTWYAQLRMAKTVPFEWKADVWYRMKLQAGIEEQDGKKVAVLKGKVWPRDDKEPSEWTVTAVDHSPNLSGSPGLYGNAKVCELYLDNIEVTANEQ from the coding sequence ATGATGATGCGAACATACCTATTGATCCTCCCGACCCTTTTGCTCCTGGCAGGTGCTGCCTTCGGGCAAGCCCCCAAAGCCGCGGATTGGAGCTATTGGCGGGGCCCCAATTACAACGGAACCAGTTCGGCGACCGGATTGCCGGCGACCTGGGATCCCGATGGAGGCGAGGGCAGCAATCTGAAATGGCACCGCGATGACCTCGCCGGCCGCAGCACCCCCGTCGCGATGGACGGCAAGCTGTACCTGATCACCCGCGCCGATCCCGGCACCGAGATCGAAGGCGAACGCGTCGTTTGCATCGATGCCGCAACGGGCGAGACGGTTTGGGAACACAAGTTTAACGTCTGGATGTCAGATGTCCCCGACACCCGCGTCGGTTGGGCCAGCGTTGTCGCCGATCCGGAAACCGGCAACGTCTATGCGTTGGGCGTCTGCGACATCTTTATGTGTCTCGATGGAAAGACGGGCGAGGAGAAGTGGAGCGTTCCGCTGCACGAGTTCCTCGGAATGTTGAGCACCTACGGCGGACGAACCAACTTTCCGATCATCCACGAAGACCTGGTGATCATCAGCGGCATCATCATTAACTGGGGCGATGCGGCTAAGCCAAACCATCGCTTCCTGGCGATGGACAAGCGAACCGGCGAAATCGTTTGGTTCAGCCCAACCCGCGATCTCCCCGACGACACCTCGTACAGCGCTCCGAGCCTGGCGGTTATCAACGGTCAATTGCAGATGGTCGTCGGCGGTGGCGATGGTGCGGTCTGGGGTTTCCAGCCTCGCACCGGCAAGACGTTGTGGAACTACCAGTTCTCGCGTCGCGGTCTGTTTGCGACTCCATTGGTTGTTGGCAACCGTGTCTATGCCGGCCATGGTGAAGAAAATATGGAAGGGACCTCGATGGGCGCTCTAGCGGCGATCGAGATCGAAGGTACCGGTTCGGATACCAAGGCCAAAGAGCTTTGGAAGATGGAGGGGCTGATCCTCAATCGCAGTTCACCACTGGTGATCGGCGACCGACTGTACATTGTCGATGATCGCTGCAAGTTGTGGGTCGTCGACGCCAAGACGGGCGAAATGATTCAAGAGCGTGTTGCTCTGGGCGACCGCAAGCAATGGGCCAGCCTGGTCTACGCCGACGGTCGGATCTACGCAGTCACCGAAAACGGCCGCTGGGCCTTTATGGAACTCTCCGACGCGGGAGTCGACATCACCGACAAGGGCCGGATCAGCAATGAAGCCTTCTACGCTTCGCCGATCGTTTACGATGGCGCGATCTATTTTGTTGGCACCTCGGGGATCTATTGTATCGCTGACGAGAAAGCGAAGCCGGGCGTAGCGCCAGCTCCCGAAGCTGCCAAAGAGATGGCTAACGACGACAAGACGCCGGCTTGGGTTCAAGTTGTCCCCGCCGAAGCGATCGTTCGTCCGGGCGAGAAGATCGATTACAAAGTGCGTCTGTTCAACCAGAACGGCCAGTTCATCGAAGAGGCATCCGATCCGAAGCTGACCGTTGTCGGTGGTGGTTCGGTCGATGGAACGACATTTGACGCCGCCGACCAAAACGGTTCGCACTACGCGGCGACCGTGACCGCAACGGTTGGCGATCTGCAGGGCAGCTCGCGAGTTCGCGTGGTCCCTGCCCTACCCTGGAAGTTCACCTTCGACGAACTCGACGACGCCCCGGTCACTTGGGTCGGCGCTCGCTACCGCCACGTGATCCGCGAAGTCGACGGATCGCCAGCTTTGGTCAAGGTCTCGACGATTCCTAAGGGAGCTCGCAGTCGCGGTTGGATGGGACATTGGGATCTCGCCAACTACACGATCTCCGCCGATGTCAAAGGCCAGCAGGTCGGAACCCAGTTGCCCGATATCGGGTTGACGGCGATGGGCTACGCCTTGGATTTGCAAGGCAACAGCCAGAAGCTGCAGATTCGCACCTGGTACGCTCAACTGCGGATGGCCAAAACGGTTCCATTCGAATGGAAGGCCGACGTTTGGTACCGGATGAAATTGCAAGCTGGCATCGAAGAGCAGGATGGCAAGAAGGTCGCCGTCTTGAAGGGGAAAGTTTGGCCTCGCGATGACAAGGAACCAAGCGAATGGACGGTCACCGCGGTCGATCATTCGCCAAATCTCTCGGGCAGTCCTGGTCTGTACGGGAACGCCAAAGTCTGCGAGTTGTACTTGGATAACATCGAAGTCACCGCAAACGAACAGTAA
- the lpxB gene encoding lipid-A-disaccharide synthase, protein MNRSIFFSAGEPSGDQHSARLIDALRARDPQLRFRGFGGSEMEQAGCQIDFELTQLAVMGVVEVAPKIAEFYRVAQQAKQIFAQEPPQAVVLVDFPGFNWHIAKRAKACGIPVYYYLPPQLWAWAPWRLRKVRKYVDKVLCVLPFEYNWYRDRGIDAEYVGHPFFDAVAKQRLDRPTIERFDQLKADGKRLVAVLPGSRRGEVTKNWPLQLEAIRRLTKRHPDVRFQVACFRDRQCLWCREQLTAEDQSLPLDFFVGKTSEIVEAAESAIMVSGSVSLELMARSTPAVVLYRVGRILKALASVLVSTKSMTLPNLIAEKTLFPEFVSAGDPEPVIREVVAAADRMLSEPEYLADLQQQLQTLRSKYAAPGASERAAAELIELMGDHREPPIRRAA, encoded by the coding sequence ATGAATCGATCAATCTTCTTCTCTGCCGGTGAACCAAGCGGCGATCAACACTCCGCTCGCCTGATCGACGCGCTGCGGGCGCGCGATCCCCAGCTGCGATTTCGCGGATTTGGCGGCAGCGAAATGGAGCAGGCCGGGTGCCAGATCGATTTCGAACTAACCCAATTGGCGGTGATGGGAGTCGTCGAGGTCGCTCCAAAGATCGCGGAGTTCTACCGCGTCGCCCAACAAGCCAAACAGATCTTTGCCCAAGAGCCACCGCAGGCGGTGGTGCTTGTCGATTTCCCCGGATTCAACTGGCACATCGCCAAACGCGCCAAGGCGTGCGGAATTCCCGTCTACTATTACCTGCCACCCCAATTGTGGGCTTGGGCCCCCTGGCGGCTTCGCAAGGTTCGCAAGTACGTCGACAAAGTGCTGTGCGTGCTGCCATTCGAATACAATTGGTACCGCGATCGCGGAATCGATGCCGAATACGTTGGGCATCCGTTTTTTGATGCGGTTGCGAAACAGCGACTCGACCGCCCCACGATCGAACGGTTCGATCAACTCAAAGCCGACGGGAAGCGGTTGGTTGCCGTATTGCCAGGGTCGCGGCGCGGCGAAGTCACCAAGAATTGGCCGCTGCAGCTCGAAGCGATCCGCCGACTGACCAAGCGCCATCCCGACGTCCGTTTCCAAGTCGCATGTTTCCGCGACCGGCAATGCCTCTGGTGTCGCGAACAACTGACCGCCGAAGACCAATCGCTGCCGCTGGACTTCTTCGTCGGCAAGACCAGCGAAATCGTAGAAGCTGCCGAATCGGCGATCATGGTCTCCGGTTCGGTCAGCCTAGAACTGATGGCCCGATCGACCCCCGCTGTCGTGCTATATCGCGTCGGCCGGATCTTAAAGGCCCTCGCCTCGGTGCTCGTTTCCACCAAGAGTATGACGCTGCCAAACCTGATCGCAGAAAAGACGCTGTTCCCCGAATTCGTCTCCGCCGGGGATCCCGAACCGGTGATCCGCGAAGTCGTCGCGGCAGCCGACCGCATGCTCAGCGAGCCCGAGTATCTAGCCGACCTGCAACAGCAGTTGCAAACATTGCGCAGTAAATACGCAGCCCCAGGCGCTTCGGAGCGAGCCGCCGCGGAGTTGATCGAACTGATGGGCGATCACCGCGAGCCCCCAATCCGCCGCGCCGCGTAA
- a CDS encoding LamG-like jellyroll fold domain-containing protein — MTVKPSTARFVASGLLGLCTSLAITSIALSHEGVAGHSHDHKHRANDSFFTTRGKAQVLPLAKEEDVFHFVVYGDRTGGVPEGLKVLEQAVADTNLLSPDLVMTVGDLIQGYNEKPEWMRQMAEYKEIMNQLKMRWFPVAGNHDVYWRGKGPAPAGQHDSNYEQHFGPLWYTFRHKNAGFIVLYSDEGDPVSNKKAFNDGKLQQMSEQQLKFLGEALDRHKSLDHVFVFLHHPRWTGGGYTGTNWDTVHGMMKKAGNVSAVFAGHIHHMRFDGHKDGIAYYTLATTGGHLSAEIPGAGYLHHLNIVTVRPDDISVAALPVGAVMDPKEFTPEFLAEIQAARKVRPQITASDLLLQTDGSATGQVTVKLHNSSPRKMQVTASIDTASRDWLSSLDHDHLTLAAGATETFVVKLRRVADPQASWTIPRITLDRVFVGETARIQLPSVSTPVELDLAAVPADYFTNQTDHCLEVKGEQSAARIASDAIGLPDGPFTLEAWLNPSQSEGMRAAVAKTQQSDYAIFCNEGVPQFDLNLDGKYYSAKAQEKLPVGQWTHVAGVFDGKQVRLFIDGKPISAVDAKGKRKKNKHPLYVGADPDNSGQPTRPFIGKIDEVRLTAEALYSEAFEPAERLMPSEKTHLLLHFDRTLGPYVLDHSPRGSKANLGTKSVLTAR, encoded by the coding sequence ATGACTGTAAAACCATCGACCGCTCGTTTTGTGGCCAGCGGACTGCTAGGCCTTTGTACATCCCTCGCGATAACCAGCATCGCCTTGTCACACGAAGGTGTCGCCGGCCATTCGCACGATCACAAACATCGGGCCAACGACAGCTTCTTCACCACTCGCGGCAAGGCCCAAGTGCTGCCGCTGGCCAAAGAAGAAGACGTCTTCCACTTCGTCGTCTACGGTGACCGAACCGGTGGCGTCCCCGAGGGGCTGAAGGTCCTGGAACAAGCGGTCGCCGACACCAACCTACTGTCGCCCGATCTGGTGATGACGGTCGGCGATCTGATTCAGGGCTACAACGAGAAGCCCGAATGGATGCGTCAGATGGCCGAATACAAGGAGATCATGAACCAGCTGAAGATGCGTTGGTTCCCGGTCGCCGGAAATCACGACGTCTATTGGCGAGGCAAGGGTCCCGCACCAGCCGGCCAACACGATTCGAATTACGAACAGCACTTCGGCCCGCTGTGGTACACGTTCCGCCACAAGAACGCCGGCTTCATCGTCCTCTACAGCGACGAGGGAGATCCGGTCAGCAACAAAAAGGCCTTCAACGACGGCAAGCTGCAACAGATGAGCGAGCAGCAGTTGAAGTTCCTCGGCGAAGCGCTCGACCGGCACAAGAGCCTCGACCATGTCTTCGTCTTCCTGCACCATCCACGCTGGACCGGTGGCGGTTACACCGGAACCAACTGGGACACCGTACACGGCATGATGAAAAAGGCGGGGAACGTATCGGCTGTCTTCGCCGGGCACATCCACCACATGCGTTTCGACGGCCACAAAGATGGCATCGCCTATTACACGCTGGCGACCACCGGCGGTCATCTTTCCGCCGAGATCCCCGGCGCCGGATACCTGCATCACTTGAACATCGTCACCGTTCGGCCGGACGATATCTCCGTCGCCGCGTTGCCGGTCGGTGCCGTGATGGATCCCAAAGAGTTCACGCCCGAGTTCTTAGCTGAAATCCAAGCGGCTCGCAAAGTGCGACCGCAGATCACCGCAAGCGATCTGTTGTTGCAGACCGATGGATCGGCGACGGGGCAGGTAACGGTGAAGCTGCACAATTCGTCGCCTCGCAAAATGCAAGTCACCGCGTCGATCGATACCGCATCGCGCGACTGGCTCAGCTCGCTGGATCACGACCACCTGACGTTGGCGGCCGGAGCGACCGAGACCTTTGTTGTCAAACTGCGCCGCGTCGCGGATCCCCAAGCGTCGTGGACGATCCCACGGATCACGCTGGACCGCGTCTTCGTCGGCGAAACCGCTCGCATCCAACTGCCCAGCGTCTCGACGCCGGTCGAGCTCGACTTGGCCGCTGTCCCCGCCGATTATTTCACCAACCAAACCGACCACTGCCTGGAAGTCAAAGGGGAACAGTCGGCTGCCCGCATCGCCAGCGACGCGATCGGACTGCCCGATGGTCCTTTCACACTGGAAGCCTGGCTGAACCCAAGTCAGAGCGAGGGGATGCGAGCGGCTGTCGCGAAGACGCAACAGAGCGATTACGCGATCTTCTGCAACGAAGGAGTGCCGCAGTTCGACCTCAATCTGGACGGCAAATATTACTCCGCCAAAGCCCAAGAGAAGCTGCCCGTTGGCCAGTGGACTCACGTCGCCGGCGTCTTCGACGGCAAACAGGTCCGTCTATTCATCGATGGCAAACCGATCTCCGCCGTCGACGCCAAGGGGAAACGGAAGAAGAACAAACATCCGCTGTACGTCGGTGCCGACCCGGACAACAGCGGCCAACCGACGCGTCCCTTCATCGGCAAGATCGACGAGGTTCGCTTGACCGCCGAAGCTCTTTACAGCGAAGCCTTCGAACCGGCAGAGCGGCTGATGCCTTCTGAAAAGACGCATCTGTTGCTGCACTTCGATCGGACGCTCGGTCCCTACGTGTTGGACCACAGCCCGCGCGGCAGCAAAGCGAACCTGGGAACCAAGTCGGTGCTGACAGCACGCTAA